Genomic DNA from Thiosocius teredinicola:
CTTTTGTTGGGCTGTTTCGATAGCCCAGCGCAAAGTGGGCATCGATACCTTGTGCGCCGGTTGTGCTTGGACGGCATTCGGGCAACATGCATCACTGCTTGGCGCTGCTCATTTTGCCTGCTCTTTCGCCAGCTCGAGGAATCCTTGAATCAGGCGGAGATTAGCGTTGTCTTCGGCGCAAACGACAGTGTACGCGTGCAGCTCCGTGAACTCCTCGATCGGTACGGTAGCCACCTCGTTGAATCGCGTTATTGCGCCGTCGAGCGCAATCGATACGCCGAGATTGTTGGCCACAGCCTCAAACACCATCTCATAGCTACTGATGGTAAACACGACCTGCGGAACCAAACCGCTCGCCTTCATCTTTTTGTTTACCGCGTAGCGCGTATAGCTGGTTTCGGTGAGCATGATGAACGCTTCTTGCGTAAGTTCTGCAAGCCGTATCGATTTGCGCTTGGCGAACGGGTGTTGAACCGGTACCAGAGCCACGAAAGGGCGGCGTTCGATCTCAACTGAGAAAAGGCCATCGGTGCGCTCAGGCGTGATGACGATCGCCAGGTCAACCTCGCGATTGCGAACCTTGTTGATTGCTTCCATCCACGGTGACGTTACCAAATCGACCTTCACGCCCGGATAGGCCCTCTGATAAGCGGAGACAATGGCGATAGCCGGTCGTGGGGTGCTGACGCAGACTGACAGATGTCCGACGTCCAACGAACCGTATTGATAGGCGCGCTCAAGAAACAGCTCTTCGAGCACTCGAATCTTGTCGGCAACGGCATACAGATCCCTTCCCATCGCAGTCAATTCGGCGCCCGAGCGTGAGCGCACAAATAGTTTGCTGCCGATTGCCTGCTCAAGGGCGGCGATGTGTTGCGTAACCGCACTCTGGCCGATGCCGAGGTGCTTCGCGGCGG
This window encodes:
- a CDS encoding LysR family transcriptional regulator; the encoded protein is MKISRHQVIAFAAVGKKKSFSAAAKHLGIGQSAVTQHIAALEQAIGSKLFVRSRSGAELTAMGRDLYAVADKIRVLEELFLERAYQYGSLDVGHLSVCVSTPRPAIAIVSAYQRAYPGVKVDLVTSPWMEAINKVRNREVDLAIVITPERTDGLFSVEIERRPFVALVPVQHPFAKRKSIRLAELTQEAFIMLTETSYTRYAVNKKMKASGLVPQVVFTISSYEMVFEAVANNLGVSIALDGAITRFNEVATVPIEEFTELHAYTVVCAEDNANLRLIQGFLELAKEQAK